One Micromonospora eburnea genomic region harbors:
- a CDS encoding DUF2231 domain-containing protein, whose protein sequence is MESRLRVRGHPIQPMLVTYPFGLFVSAAVFDLADVAGGPAFLGEVGYWTAIAALVAAALTAVAGMVDLWDVRADRTLRTAVACHLVNAAMAALFLLTCLIRAQAPQRGATGVALATELLALAAGSVGVWLGARLMRQFDRGRSAEPNGLETLGDPAVATVEIIRPRA, encoded by the coding sequence ATGGAGAGCCGACTGCGGGTGCGGGGACACCCCATCCAACCGATGCTGGTGACGTACCCGTTCGGACTCTTCGTCAGCGCCGCCGTCTTCGACCTGGCGGACGTCGCCGGCGGCCCCGCCTTCCTCGGCGAGGTGGGCTACTGGACGGCCATCGCCGCCCTGGTCGCCGCCGCGCTCACCGCCGTCGCCGGAATGGTCGACCTGTGGGACGTGCGGGCCGACCGGACCCTCCGCACCGCGGTCGCCTGCCACCTGGTCAACGCCGCCATGGCGGCGCTGTTCCTGCTCACCTGCCTGATCCGGGCGCAGGCGCCGCAGCGCGGCGCGACCGGCGTCGCACTGGCCACCGAACTGCTCGCGCTGGCCGCCGGGTCGGTCGGCGTGTGGCTCGGCGCCCGGCTGATGCGCCAGTTCGACCGCGGCCGGTCCGCCGAGCCGAACGGCCTGGAAACGCTCGGTGACCCGGCCGTCGCCACCGTGGAGATCATTCGACCGCGGGCCTGA
- a CDS encoding class I SAM-dependent methyltransferase, translating into MSADRDFERLIAEGAAAPVDGWDFSWLAGRATEERPPWGYARLVGARMATVDAALDVDTGGGEVLAEVPAPPPLLVAVEAWPPNVAVARRTLRRVGATVVQVSGRPSLPFRDGSFDLVVSRHPVETWWDEIARVLRPGGSYLSQQIGAGTMRELSEAILGPLPPPDTRHPEQAVAAAEAAGLRVVDLRTATLRAVFHDIGAVVYFLRKVIWTVPGFTVERHHEALRRLHDRIRAEGCFVAHAQRFLIEARADSTR; encoded by the coding sequence ATGAGCGCGGATCGTGACTTCGAGAGGCTGATCGCCGAGGGTGCCGCCGCGCCCGTCGACGGCTGGGACTTCTCCTGGCTCGCCGGGCGGGCCACCGAGGAGCGCCCGCCCTGGGGGTACGCCCGCCTGGTCGGTGCCCGGATGGCCACCGTCGATGCCGCGCTGGACGTCGACACCGGCGGGGGCGAGGTGCTGGCCGAGGTGCCGGCCCCGCCACCGCTGCTGGTCGCCGTCGAGGCCTGGCCGCCGAACGTCGCGGTCGCCCGGCGTACACTGCGCCGGGTCGGCGCCACCGTCGTCCAGGTGTCCGGACGGCCGTCGCTACCGTTCCGGGACGGCTCGTTCGATCTGGTGGTCAGCCGGCACCCGGTGGAGACCTGGTGGGACGAGATCGCCCGGGTGCTGCGCCCCGGCGGCAGCTATCTCTCCCAGCAGATCGGCGCGGGCACGATGCGGGAGCTGAGCGAGGCGATCCTCGGGCCGCTCCCGCCGCCGGACACCCGCCACCCCGAGCAGGCGGTCGCGGCTGCCGAGGCCGCCGGGCTGCGGGTCGTTGACCTGCGTACGGCGACCCTGCGCGCGGTGTTCCACGACATCGGCGCGGTGGTCTACTTCCTGCGCAAGGTGATCTGGACGGTGCCCGGCTTCACCGTCGAGCGCCACCACGAGGCGCTCCGCCGCCTGCACGACCGCATCCGCGCCGAGGGCTGCTTCGTCGCCCACGCCCAGCGCTTCCTCATCGAGGCCCGCGCGGACAGCACGCGTTGA
- a CDS encoding DUF3500 domain-containing protein: MEDPVPEQMRTAAGALLAALDEPARQRARRDFDDDTARRWLEYRPRPRPGVSLADLDVTARKAAHRLLATALSPAAYAQAMAVVALEEVLDRAEGWRRGRHSGDYWVAVFGDPARDDRWGWRFEGHHLSVSMTLVDDQVSPAPLFLGANPATVRHAGRPVSRPLGPEEDLGRELLDALGSAGRAAAIIAEEAPADIISATRATAPGRLDPLGVPRDRLTPSGRALLDQLVALYLDRLPPELAAREAGRLAGGELHFAWAGPPHPGQRHYYRIQGDDLLIEYDNTTEDGNHAHTVLRRPSSDFGTDLLATHHTTHH, translated from the coding sequence GGGCCCGGCGCGACTTCGACGACGACACGGCCCGGCGGTGGCTGGAATACCGGCCCCGACCACGGCCCGGGGTGAGCCTCGCCGACCTGGACGTCACCGCCCGCAAGGCCGCCCACCGGCTGCTCGCCACCGCGCTCAGCCCGGCCGCGTACGCCCAGGCGATGGCGGTCGTCGCGCTGGAGGAGGTGCTCGACCGGGCGGAGGGCTGGCGGCGCGGCCGACACAGCGGCGACTACTGGGTGGCCGTCTTCGGCGACCCGGCCCGCGACGACCGGTGGGGATGGCGGTTCGAGGGGCACCACCTGTCGGTGAGCATGACCCTGGTCGACGACCAGGTCTCCCCCGCCCCGCTCTTCCTCGGCGCCAACCCGGCCACCGTCCGGCACGCCGGCCGACCGGTCTCCCGGCCGCTCGGCCCCGAGGAGGACCTGGGCCGCGAACTGCTCGACGCGCTCGGCTCCGCCGGGCGGGCCGCCGCGATCATCGCCGAGGAGGCGCCGGCCGACATCATCAGCGCCACCCGGGCCACCGCCCCCGGGCGGCTCGATCCGCTCGGCGTACCCCGGGACCGGCTAACCCCGAGCGGACGGGCGCTGCTCGACCAGCTCGTCGCGCTCTACCTGGACCGGCTCCCGCCGGAGCTGGCCGCCCGCGAGGCGGGCCGGCTGGCCGGCGGGGAGCTGCACTTCGCCTGGGCCGGCCCTCCCCACCCGGGGCAGCGGCACTACTACCGGATCCAGGGCGACGACCTGCTGATCGAGTACGACAACACCACCGAGGACGGCAACCACGCGCACACCGTGCTGCGCCGCCCCTCCAGCGACTTCGGCACCGACCTCCTGGCCACCCACCACACCACCCACCACTAA